The following nucleotide sequence is from Thermococcus sp. Bubb.Bath.
CGCCACGTGGGGCACCTCGACCTCGACAAAATAATCAATCGGACTCAAATCGGTCTTTGCCGTAATCTTATATCCCATGGCGCATCACCATGTGCATGTGAACAATCTTGTTCACTTTAAGTTTGAACTCAAGGTTTATAGGCATTTTTTAAACCAAAGGTTTAGAACCCGTTTCCAGAGAAAATCGGGCAGGAACATGCTCCTTTCGAGGCTGATACGTTCTCCGATTGGTCTTTAGGAAGATTTTTAGGAGATGCTTCCTAACCAAGTAGGGGTGGTTAAGATGGTGAAAATCCCGAAGAGTCACCCCCGCTACTGGAGCCTGTATTACCGAGAGAAAGTAATTGAGGGAATGGAGAAAGGAATGACAGCAAAGGCCGGCCTCATAGCCCATGGGAGGGGCGAGGCCTTCGACTACATTATTGGGGAGAGGACGATAGAACCGGTCGAGAGGGCGATGAGAGCGGCAGTTGCGAAGCTGATCCTCGCGGACCACCCGGTCATCTCAGTCAACGGCAACGTTGCGGCTCTGGTTCCAAAGGAGACCATAGAACTCGCTAAGGCCCTCTGTGCGAAGCTTGAGATTAACCTGTTCTACCGCACGGAGGAGCGCGTTAAAGCTATCGCCGAAGAGCTCAGGAAGTACGACCCGGATATTGAACTCCTTGGGATAAACCCGACGAAGAGGATTCCTGGACTGGAGCACGAACGCGGAAAGGTCGATGAGGAGGGTATATGGAAGGCCGACGTGGTTGTCGTGCCCCTTGAGGACGGCGACAGAACGGAAGCTTTGGTTGCGATGGGCAAGTTCGTGATAACCATCGACCTCAACCCACTCTCAAGGAGCGCCAGAATGGCCGACATAACAATAGTGGACAACATAGTGAGGGCATACCCCAGGATGACCGAGCTCGCGAGGGAGATGAAGGACTACAGCAGGGATGAGCTGTTGAAGATAGTTAAAGAATACGACAACGGGAGAACACTGAGCGACGTTTTGATTTACATGAGGGACAGGCTCACGAGGCTGGCTGAGGAGGGAATATGGAGGAGAAAGGAGCTCAGTCTTTAATCCCCTTCCTTTTTCTCCGCGAGCTTCCTTAGGTTCGTTATGAGCTCACCTTCGTTCTCTGCCTTTGAGATTACAAGGGGTATCTTCTCTTTCTCCGCCAGCTTAACCGCCAGTTCATCGAGCTTCTTGACCCCATGAAGGACGACAACGGCCGGTTTGAGCCCCTGGACGCGCACTGCTATCATAGGGCTCCTCCCGGTACTGACCTTGGTGAAGACCAGAGCCCTCTCCGTTGTCCATCCGTAGAGTTTGAGGAACTCCTCGCTGCTCATCTCCAGGATGGCCTGAATGCTGTCAACGACGGTGTATCCGTATATCTCCTTGTCCAGCATATCCTTGTTGGCCGCTACTTCCCCTTTAACTGCCTCCACGAGGTCCGCTATCTTCACGGGTATCGAGAACTCCCTTATGTCCAGTATCGCAGTGGTCGGTAGCTCCAGCCCCGTTGTCCTGCTGAATGCTTTTATCACGCTGCCTCCACGGCTCTCGTCGATTGCAAGAAGGGCCTCCACGAACTTCTTTATGGTCGTCGCACCGGGGCTTTTCCTTCTTCCGCCCTCGTAGTCGCTGATAACCGAGGACGATACGCCTAAGTGGTCTGCGAGTTCCGTCTGACTTATCCCGAATATCTCGCGCCATTTTCTCATCGTCTTCCCCGGGTCGGAGGAGAGCGTTATCTCCCCTGCAATCCTTCTTGCCAGTACCTCTTTTTCCTTGTCTAGCATATTCGGGGCTATCGCTCAATCATTATAAACCTATCGGCAATCGTGGAAGAAACTTCGCAGGACAAAGTTTGATCAAAGGATGTCCTCTTATGAAAATACTGAACACCAAGCGTGCACTCTTTTTATGTCCTCTAGCGAGGGTTTAATTCTAAGAGCAGTCTTTAAAGAGTTTGTGTTTTGTTCTGACGTCGTAGGACGCCTTGTGAGGGGCAAACACTTTTAGAACGGTAAATGATGAGTAAGTCCTCTTAAAAATTTGAATTTTCAAAAAGGCAGTCTATTTTTCCACCATCCGTTGAGGACGCTTGAACGCTAGTGAAAGCGGCGCTGAAACTTTGCAAGCAAAGTTTCATCAAGGGTTATGGTTCTTATTAAAGGTGCTATTTCTTAGAAGGATTTCTCCTAGAAATTTGCTGCTGGATTGGAATCCCACTTTTTAGCGGGCTTGTTATCTGTGAGTTTGCTTTTTAATCGACGCCCGAAGGGCGTCAGGGAGAGAGAAACTCCTTTAAAAAAGTTAGTGTT
It contains:
- a CDS encoding 4-phosphopantoate--beta-alanine ligase — translated: MVKIPKSHPRYWSLYYREKVIEGMEKGMTAKAGLIAHGRGEAFDYIIGERTIEPVERAMRAAVAKLILADHPVISVNGNVAALVPKETIELAKALCAKLEINLFYRTEERVKAIAEELRKYDPDIELLGINPTKRIPGLEHERGKVDEEGIWKADVVVVPLEDGDRTEALVAMGKFVITIDLNPLSRSARMADITIVDNIVRAYPRMTELAREMKDYSRDELLKIVKEYDNGRTLSDVLIYMRDRLTRLAEEGIWRRKELSL
- a CDS encoding helix-turn-helix domain-containing protein, which produces MLDKEKEVLARRIAGEITLSSDPGKTMRKWREIFGISQTELADHLGVSSSVISDYEGGRRKSPGATTIKKFVEALLAIDESRGGSVIKAFSRTTGLELPTTAILDIREFSIPVKIADLVEAVKGEVAANKDMLDKEIYGYTVVDSIQAILEMSSEEFLKLYGWTTERALVFTKVSTGRSPMIAVRVQGLKPAVVVLHGVKKLDELAVKLAEKEKIPLVISKAENEGELITNLRKLAEKKEGD